From the genome of Lutzomyia longipalpis isolate SR_M1_2022 chromosome 2, ASM2433408v1, one region includes:
- the LOC129789222 gene encoding clavesin-1-like translates to MAASDKEYKLREDFKKKAFEELREDDKLRTQALAQFREWIEKHPKIKRCRMDTNFLLRFLRTKKFSVPDAVELLKNYLTTRKLFPQFFDGLSLDDPVIKHLLTSGCIELLPEPDKQGRVLLTYSREGVDVTKHTSTDLIRTMNLAYELALLDERAQIYGMAHVINWKDFSVANAKIWTIPQMKNFARCMHKTFPLRHALIFNINFTKYGVIIWKIVASFFSEKLRKRVQIVDDWKTIYDEVGTSALPKEYGGSVPRSEISKKIVELAEKHRDEILALNDFEIEISDEDVNFGNTHDADLDAAIVGSFREIVLD, encoded by the exons atggccgCAAGTGATAAGGAATACAAGCTAAGAGAGGATTTCAAGAAGAAAGCCTTCGAAGAACTGCGCGAAGATGATAAACTCCGAACTCAGGCTCTTGCTCAGTTTAGGGAGTGGATTGAGAAGCATCCAAAGATCAAAAGATGCCGAATGGACACGAACTTCCTTCTGAGATTCCTCCGTACCAAGAAGTTCTCTGTCCCAGATGCCGTTGAGCTCCTTAAGAATTATCTTACTACGCGGAAACTCTTTCCGCAATTTTTTGATGGACTCTCCTTAGACGATCCAGTCATTAAACATCTATTGACCAGTGGATGTATTGAATTACTACCGGAACCAGATAAACAGGGACGTGTCCTACTTACCTACTCTAGAGAAGGTGTCGATGTTACCAAGCATACGTCGACAGATTTAATCAGGACAATGAATTTGGCGTATGAACTCGCTCTTCTCGATGAAAGGGCTCAAATTTACGGAATGGCTCATGTTATTAATTGGAAAGATTTCTCCGTTGCTAATGCAAAAATCTGGACAATTCCACAAATGAAGAATTTCGCACGATGCATGCATAAGACCTTCCCCCTACGCCATGCACTGatctttaatattaattttacaaagtaCGGCGTTATCATTTGGAAGATCGTTGCATCGTTCTTTTCTGAAAAACTTCGAAAACGCGTGCAG attGTTGATGACTGGAAAACGATCTACGATGAAGTTGGTACTTCAGCTCTACCAAAGGAGTACGGTGGGTCAGTTCCAcgttctgaaatttcaaagaaaattgtggaacTCGCTGAGAAGCATCGTGATGAAATTCTCGCTCTTAACgactttgaaattgaaatatcaGACGAAGATGTAAACTTTGGCAACACCCACGATGCTGATCTTGATGCAGCAATTGTTGGGAGCTTCCGGGAAATCGTTTTGGACTAA
- the LOC129790876 gene encoding BTB/POZ domain-containing protein 17, which translates to MDESALDQSSQDSSVVEMDNSGSVLHKIANLYAEQLMSDICIVVGKNRYPAHRVILCASSEVFQVMLMNAEWSESRESVIELKEDPSCSMVFPQFLKYLYVGQIRISLQTVMPMLALADKYNIKDLVQLCVDYMMKHIAKAATQGYLVSWLQYTMSFSPYHQEVTDACQRFMKWNLDIVADSKDFVDLDVNILIVLLQQNDLVLKSEFELFTYLEKWLMFRKQQIEMEASASTEDVAHQIQQLLEATVSHIRFAMMMPHELANLLLRPIVSINKAFFVDLIAIGMSYHSGQEERVMEIRQTEVGQLQFTPRLYTTDVWGLSMSITEFEKIEDFQNVAALFFSKSNLSEFQEDQTITWELDFFPRGIRFNRAKLIYVYNINVQGVDIPEAILKTVRLRVTCKDENLKGEQRFKIGVLITGVQNQITHIRTVHERVHYFSRSNRVLNIDNLLPYEELELCSIKLSPHLTGDDRDTLTIQVIIAPMGPYVCHETPAFDFK; encoded by the exons ATGGATGAGAGTGCGCTAGATCAATCCAGTCAGGATTCCAGTGTGGTGGAGATGGACAATTCCGGGAGCGTGCTACACAAAATTGCGAATCTCTATGCGGAACAGCTGATGTCTGATATCTGCATTGTTGTGGGCAAGAATCGCTATCCTGCCCATCGAGTCATCCTCTGTGCCAGTAGCGAGGTCTTTCAG GTTATGCTCATGAACGCTGAATGGAGTGAATCACGAGAGAGTGTGATTGAGCTGAAGGAAGATCCAAGCTGTTCCATGGTATTTCCGCAATTCCTCAAATACCTCTATGTCGGTCAGATACGGATATCCCTTCAGACGGTGATGCCAATGCTGGCACTCGCTGACAAATACAACATAAAGGACCTCGTGCAGCTTTGCGTGGACTACATGATGAAGCACATTGCCAAGGCTGCAACACAGGGCTACCTAGTCTCATGGCTGCAGTACACCATGTCTTTTAGTCCGTACCATCAGGAGGTAACAGATGCATGCCAGCGCTTTATGAAGTGGAATCTTGACATTGTGGCGGACTCGAAGGATTTTGTCGATTTGGACGTCAACATCCTCATCGTATTGCTGCAGCAGAACGACCTGGTGCTCAAGAGTGAGTTTGAATTGTTCACATATCTCGAGAAGTGGCTCATGTTCCGGAAGCAGCAGATCGAAATGGAAGCCAGTGCATCCACTGAGGATGTTGCCCACCAAATTCAGCAACTCCTCGAGGCCACTGTGTCACACATACGCTTTGCCATGATGATGCCACATGAGCTGGCGAATCTCCTCCTGCGGCCCATTGTGAGCATCAATAAAGCCTTCTTTGTGGATCTCATTGCCATCGGGATGAGCTATCATTCGGGGCAGGAGGAGCGTGTGATGGAGATTCGGCAAACGGAAGTGGGACAGCTGCAGTTTACACCGCGATTGTACACCACTGACGTATGGGGCCTTAGTATGAGTATCAcggaatttgagaaaattgaggacTTCCAGAATGTCGCAGCGCTCTTTTTCAGCAAGAGCAACCTCTCGGAGTTTCAGGAAGATCAAACAATCACGTGGGAGTTGGATTTCTTTCCGCGTGGCATTCGTTTCAATCGTGCAAAGCTCATCTATGTGTACAACATCAATGTTCAGGGTGTCGATATTCCAGAGGCCATCCTCAAGACGGTACGTCTCCGAGTTACGTGCAAGGATGAAAATTTGAAGGGAGAACAGCGGTTCAAA ATTGGCGTCCTAATTACGGGCGTACAGAACCAAATTACCCACATACGCACAGTTCACGAGAGAGTTCACTACTTCTCACGAAGCAATCGTGTGTTAAATATTGACAATTTACTGCCATACGAAGAGTTGGAATTGTGCTCCATTAAATTGAGTCCACACCTCACCGGTGACGACCGGGATACCCTCACGATTCAGGTGATTATTGCCCCAATGGGTCCGTATGTGTGTCACGAGACGCCCGCCTTTGACTTCAAGTGA